A single genomic interval of Methylobacterium bullatum harbors:
- the pbpG_1 gene encoding Penicillin-binding protein 2D, which translates to MANGRKGRGREEPNFDVPEGRIGGRGDLDLRLSGDDRAGGGVGRRATSSNGQGEGPRRPSARAKTPARKPRRRSFLGGLFYGTLVLGLWGVIAIAGLVAYHASQLPPIDQLAVPKRPPNIAILASDGSLLANRGETGGRVVSIGELPPYLPRAFVAIEDRRFYSHFGVDPVGIARAVAQNVTRRGVSQGGSTLTQQLAKNLFLTPERSASRKIQEAILALWLEHRYTKDEILELYLNRVYFGAGAYGIEAAAQRYFGKPAKAVTLAEAAMLGGLVQAPSRLAPNRNLPAAQARAAQVLAAMEELGFAKPAEVKLALATPARPASSRGGGSANYVADLVMDVLDDFLPKFDTDIVVTTTVDTRLQGAAEKALVDELNQKGARYNVAQGAVVSMRPDGAIRALIGGRDYAQSQFNRATTAKRQPGSSFKPFVYLAAVERGLTPDTVRDDAPISIKGWNPENYSRDYRGPVPLREALALSLNTVAVRLGQEVGPKAVVQAAQRLGISSPLQANGSLALGTSEVTPLEMVGAYAAFANGGTGVNPYVIANVKSTTGKVLYQRKDTNLGRVMNAETVSMMNAMMHETFVSGTAKKAEVPGWDLAGKTGTSQDFRDAWFIGYSSTLVTGVWLGNDDGESTKKVSGGNLPGEIWKTYMTVALKGQTPTMLPGANHWRNRAPAEVPATTGTAPGGLIGALLGEPQSAAPPPRVAANQRARGPSQDDRNFLEKLFGVGE; encoded by the coding sequence ATGGCGAACGGACGCAAGGGACGCGGGCGGGAGGAGCCGAACTTCGACGTGCCCGAAGGGCGCATCGGTGGGCGCGGCGACCTCGACCTGCGGCTCAGCGGCGACGATCGCGCCGGAGGCGGTGTGGGCAGACGCGCGACGAGCAGCAACGGCCAGGGCGAAGGCCCCCGGCGCCCCTCGGCGCGGGCCAAGACACCGGCTCGCAAGCCGCGCCGGCGCTCGTTCCTGGGCGGTCTCTTCTACGGCACCCTCGTGCTCGGCCTGTGGGGCGTCATCGCCATCGCGGGGCTGGTGGCCTACCACGCCTCGCAACTGCCGCCGATCGACCAGCTCGCCGTTCCGAAGCGCCCGCCCAACATCGCCATCCTGGCCAGCGACGGCTCGCTGCTCGCCAATCGCGGCGAGACCGGCGGACGGGTGGTCAGCATCGGCGAGCTGCCGCCCTATCTGCCCCGCGCCTTCGTGGCGATCGAGGACCGGCGTTTCTACAGCCATTTCGGCGTCGACCCGGTGGGCATCGCCCGCGCCGTGGCCCAGAACGTCACCCGCCGCGGCGTCTCGCAGGGCGGATCGACCCTGACGCAGCAGCTCGCCAAGAACCTGTTCCTGACGCCGGAACGCTCGGCCTCGCGAAAAATCCAGGAGGCGATCCTCGCCCTGTGGCTGGAGCACCGCTACACCAAGGACGAGATCCTCGAACTCTACCTGAACCGGGTCTATTTCGGCGCCGGCGCCTATGGCATCGAGGCCGCCGCCCAGCGCTATTTCGGCAAGCCCGCCAAGGCGGTGACGCTGGCGGAAGCCGCCATGCTCGGCGGCCTCGTCCAGGCCCCCTCGCGTCTCGCCCCCAACCGCAACCTGCCCGCCGCCCAGGCGCGCGCGGCCCAGGTTCTGGCGGCCATGGAGGAGCTCGGCTTCGCCAAGCCCGCCGAGGTGAAGCTGGCGCTGGCGACACCGGCGCGGCCGGCGAGCAGCCGTGGCGGCGGCTCGGCCAATTACGTGGCCGATCTCGTCATGGACGTCCTCGACGACTTCCTGCCCAAATTCGACACCGACATCGTCGTCACCACCACCGTCGACACCCGCCTCCAGGGCGCGGCCGAGAAGGCGCTGGTGGACGAGCTGAACCAGAAGGGCGCGCGCTACAACGTCGCCCAGGGGGCGGTCGTCTCGATGAGGCCGGACGGCGCGATCCGGGCGCTCATCGGCGGGCGCGACTACGCCCAGAGCCAGTTCAACCGGGCCACCACCGCCAAGCGCCAGCCGGGCTCCTCGTTCAAGCCCTTCGTCTACCTCGCCGCCGTGGAGCGCGGCCTGACCCCGGACACCGTGCGCGACGACGCGCCGATCAGCATCAAGGGCTGGAACCCGGAGAACTATTCGCGCGACTATCGCGGGCCGGTCCCCTTGCGCGAGGCGCTGGCGCTGTCGCTCAACACCGTGGCCGTGCGCCTCGGCCAGGAAGTCGGCCCGAAGGCGGTGGTGCAGGCGGCCCAGCGCCTCGGCATCTCCTCGCCGCTGCAGGCCAACGGCTCCCTGGCGCTCGGGACCTCGGAAGTGACACCACTGGAGATGGTGGGCGCCTATGCCGCCTTCGCCAATGGCGGCACCGGCGTGAACCCCTACGTCATCGCCAACGTGAAAAGCACGACGGGCAAGGTGCTCTACCAGCGCAAGGACACCAATCTCGGCCGGGTGATGAATGCCGAGACCGTCTCGATGATGAACGCGATGATGCACGAGACCTTCGTCTCCGGCACCGCGAAAAAGGCCGAGGTTCCGGGCTGGGACCTCGCCGGCAAGACCGGCACCAGCCAGGATTTCCGCGATGCCTGGTTCATCGGTTACTCGTCGACCCTCGTCACCGGCGTCTGGCTCGGCAACGACGACGGCGAGTCCACCAAGAAGGTCTCCGGTGGCAACCTGCCCGGCGAGATCTGGAAGACCTATATGACCGTGGCCCTCAAGGGCCAGACTCCGACGATGCTGCCCGGCGCCAACCATTGGCGCAACCGCGCCCCGGCGGAGGTTCCCGCCACCACCGGCACCGCACCGGGAGGCCTCATCGGCGCGCTGCTTGGCGAGCCGCAATCCGCCGCTCCGCCCCCGCGCGTCGCCGCCAACCAGCGCGCCCGCGGGCCGAGCCAGGACGACCGGAATTTCCTGGAGAAGCTGTTCGGCGTGGGGGAATAG